Genomic DNA from Mycobacteriales bacterium:
TCACCCCTTCGCAGGGGTTGCGGCCGATCAGGCCCTTCTCCACCGCGCTCTTGAGCACGGCCGCCAGCAGGCCGTGGTAGTTGGCGATCGTCTTCGGGCTGGCGCCGGCCTTGCGCCGGGCGACGATCCAGTCGCGGTCGTCGTCCGACGTCAGGTTCTCGATCGTCGGCTGGCACCGCTTGATCTCGGTGAGCCAGCCGTCGAGCGACGTCAGCTGCTGGACGTACTTCGTCTGCGTGTCCGGCCCGGCGCTGGTGAGCCGGCGGACGTACGCCGTGCCGAACTCGAGTAACGGGCGCTCCTCCGCCGGCTCCTCCCACGCCTCACCGAAACCCATGCCCTTGACCCAGCCGTCCGGCCACCGCTGACCGGCGGCGTCGACGAGCGCCGCGAACTTCAGCGCCGCCCGGCGGTCGGCGAACGTCTCGGACTGCCATGGTGCGCCGCGGCTGCCACCGAGCAGCCACTGCACCTTGTAGGTGCGCTCGCCGGACTTGTGCTTGCGCGTGACGACGCTCGCCATGACCGCCTCCAAGATCAACCGTTATGCCTCGGTTATGCCTCGGGAGCGACCGTAGAGCGGCCCTGCGACAGTTTTCGCAGGTCAGAGCCTTCGTGCGGGTGGTGGAGCTGAGGGGATTTGAACCCCTGACCCCCTCGATGCGAACGAGGTGCGCTACCGGACTGCGCCACAGCCCCGCGGTGCTGTCCAAGTTACACGAACGCGGCGCCACCCCTGCGTGGACGCAGCGGCGTCAGTCTCCGACTGCCCGACGTTCGACGATCTGGTCGAGCTCGTCGTCCTCGTCGTCCCAGCCGTCGACCTCGACGGCAGGCTCGTCGTCGAGGAACGCGTCGCTCCACGCGCCAGGTCGGGTGAGGTCGATGACCGGCATCGCCGGCGGCTTGAGCGTGTAGGTCGGCGGGGGCACCGGCACCGGCTGCCAGCCGTCGGTGCCGGTTGCGCCCTCCTCGATTACGCCCTCTGCCACCATCGGCTCGACCGTAGACACCTCGGTGGCGGCGGCCGGCGCGTAGGCCGGGACCTCCGGCTCCTCGGCCGGCACCGGCGGCGCGGGGCGTGCCGGCGCGGGCCGCGCCGGAACCGGACGAGCGGGGGCGCGGCGCATGGGCCGGCGGGCGGCGGAGCGCGCCTCGATCCGCAGGTGCGCGACGTAGGCGACCAGCAGCAGGTCCACCAGGAGCTGCACCGGCAACGGCAGCACGCCGACCGCGACGAGCACCAGCGACAGGAAGACCAGCGACACCAGGACGAGCAGCACCCGGCGCCGGCGAGCCATCAGGCCCCGGCGGGCGTCGGCCGGCCGGGCCGGCCGGGATGCCGCGACCGGCGGTCGTGCCCCGGCGGGACGGGAGGCCGGCCGGGGCTGCGGCGCAGGCTCCGGCCGGGTCTGGCGGGCCCGGCGAGCCGGGTCGGACGCCCCCGAGACGTGCCAGGACATCGCGTCGGGCAGGCGACGGGGCATGACGACGTACCTCTTCGACGTGGTGGACCGGGACGCCATCGGGATGGCGCGCCGGGACAGGACCCGCATCGCAGCGGAGAAGCGGTCGGCGGACCGGGCCTCGAGAGAGGCGTCGTGTCGCCGGAGCCACATGGGGACGAGAACCGCCGCCCACATGGCCACGATCGCGGCGTAGATCAGCCCGCTCAGGACAGCCTCCAGACCCTTGTACCTACCGCCGCTGAACGCTAGTCAGGCCCTCCGCGTGCGGCACGCATCTGGCCCGGTGTGTCGCCGGGTTCCTCACCGGCCGAGGGGACAACGGCGTCGTATCTCGGCTGGTTCCTCATCCAGCGACCGATCAGCGCGCCGCGGCGGCGAGCGCACGGGAAAGGAGACCGGCGGGTGCATCTTCCACCGTGACCGCGTAGCTGATGTGGTCGCGGTAGGCACCGTCGATGTGCAGGTAGCGCCGGCGCAGGCCTTCCTCGCGGAACCCGAGCTTCTCGACGACGCGGCGGCTGGCGGCGTTCTCGGGCCGGATGTTGGCCTCGACGCGGTGCAGACCGGCCCGCTCGAAGCAGTGGTCGACGGCGAGGGCGAGCGCGATCGGCATGATCCCGCGGCCCGCCACGGCCGAGTCGATCCAGTAGCCGGCATGACCGGAGTTCAGCGAGCCGCGCACGATCGTGGCGATGGTGACCTGGCCCACGAGCCGGCCGTCGAAGAGCAACGCGAAGGGCAGCGCCGATCCCTCGCGGCCCTTGCGGTTGAGGTCTCGCCGCATCGCCAGGTAGACCGTGGCGCTGGGGTCGGATCGCCCACTCTGGCCCGGCGGGGTCGCCTCCCAGGGCCGCAGCCAGTCCTCATTGCGGCGGCGCACGTCGACCCACTCACCGGCGTCGCGCAGCCGCATGGGCCGGAGGGTGACCGGGCCGTGGCCGAGGCGCGCCGGCCATCCCGCCGCCACGGGTCAGTGGTCCTCGCCGTGCAGCTGCGCGACGGCGTGCCCGATGACCGGCGCGAGCACCGCCATGCCGTCGCGGACGCCGCCGGTCGAGCCGGGGAGGTTGACGACGAGCGTGCCGGCGGCGACACCGGCGACACCGCGGGACAGGATCGTCGTCGGGATCTGCTCGCGGTTGTACTGCCGGACCGCCTCCGCCAGCCCGGGCGCCTCCTTGTCGAGCACGGTGCGGGTCGCCTCCGGCGTGACGTCGCGCGGTGCGAACCCGGTGCCTCCGGTCGTGACGCAGACGTCGACCTCGTCGGCGATTGCGCTGCGCAGCGCGGCCACGATCTCGGGCACCTCGTCGGGCACGACGACCACGTCGCCGACCTCGAATCCCTGGTCGCGCAGCAGGCCGGCGAGCAGCGGTCCCGAGGAGTCGTGGCGCGCGCCACCGTGCGAGCGGTCGGAGACCGTGATCACCCGGGCGGTGGCGCCGGCAGGAAGTCCTTCGCTACCCATCCCGCCTCCAGTCGCCGCTCTTGCCGCCGGTCTTCTCCACGACGCAGATGTCGGTGACGACCGCGGCCGGGTCCACCGCCTTCACCATGTCGACGAGGGCGAGCGCGGCGACGGTCACCGAGGTGAGCGCCTCCATCTCGACGCCGGTGCGGTCGGCGGTGCGCACGGTAGCGCT
This window encodes:
- a CDS encoding MogA/MoaB family molybdenum cofactor biosynthesis protein produces the protein MGSEGLPAGATARVITVSDRSHGGARHDSSGPLLAGLLRDQGFEVGDVVVVPDEVPEIVAALRSAIADEVDVCVTTGGTGFAPRDVTPEATRTVLDKEAPGLAEAVRQYNREQIPTTILSRGVAGVAAGTLVVNLPGSTGGVRDGMAVLAPVIGHAVAQLHGEDH
- a CDS encoding GNAT family protein, which produces MAAGWPARLGHGPVTLRPMRLRDAGEWVDVRRRNEDWLRPWEATPPGQSGRSDPSATVYLAMRRDLNRKGREGSALPFALLFDGRLVGQVTIATIVRGSLNSGHAGYWIDSAVAGRGIMPIALALAVDHCFERAGLHRVEANIRPENAASRRVVEKLGFREEGLRRRYLHIDGAYRDHISYAVTVEDAPAGLLSRALAAAAR